In Natronocella acetinitrilica, a single window of DNA contains:
- the rnk gene encoding nucleoside diphosphate kinase regulator produces the protein MNARPPIVISSLDAERLKVLLDSVPAESVPGKEELEAELDRAEIVDPKDVPPTVITMNSTVKFRVESSSREFTLTLVYRKGLDAGDDKISILTPIGSALLGLSVGDSIEWPKPGGGMLRVSVVDVLYQPERAGELHR, from the coding sequence ATGAACGCGAGACCCCCAATCGTTATTTCGTCGCTGGACGCCGAGCGGCTGAAGGTGCTGCTTGATTCGGTGCCCGCGGAATCCGTTCCTGGGAAGGAGGAGCTTGAAGCCGAACTGGACCGCGCGGAGATCGTGGATCCCAAGGACGTCCCGCCAACGGTGATTACGATGAACTCCACGGTGAAGTTTCGCGTGGAATCTTCCTCGCGGGAGTTCACCCTGACCCTGGTTTATCGCAAGGGCCTGGACGCGGGCGATGACAAGATCTCGATTCTTACGCCCATCGGCAGCGCCCTGCTTGGGTTGTCCGTTGGCGACTCGATTGAGTGGCCGAAGCCAGGTGGTGGAATGCTTCGCGTGTCTGTGGTGGATGTGCTCTACCAGCCGGAAAGGGCAGGCGAGCTGCACCGCTGA
- a CDS encoding DUF899 family protein, producing the protein MEDVAVPHAERRRLSMVEVRSHYTFDGPTGRVSLLDLFEGRRQ; encoded by the coding sequence ATGGAGGATGTTGCCGTGCCCCACGCCGAGCGTCGCCGCCTGTCCATGGTCGAGGTGCGGTCTCACTATACCTTCGATGGCCCGACTGGCCGGGTGAGCCTGCTTGATCTCTTCGAAGGGCGCCGACAGTAA
- a CDS encoding MFS transporter codes for MKTLSSIGFALFGAALIAISYGLARFAFGLFVPPIRAELELTSYEIGIIGALPLISFVLAVLVAPFLADRLGARNTAMLAGGFGAVGLTLISQAPGPLALGFGVFACGICTGLMMPALTAAMQVLVDRAVHGRVSSVMNAGTSIGVIVAVPTVLFLADAWRLAYLSFAVLAGVGIIAAWFFIPSVSRIIPSNAAPPPRITALQWWRLSRLSLFAFAMGFISAPYWIFAPDLAVTLGALPSSQTALLWLAVGIAGLGGAVVSDLADRNNPPITHALMLIMLAASLALLAASPGQLLLAAYSALVFGLAYMSLTGLYLLTAIRLLPGRLSVGPVLPFMAVALGQAAGSPIVGLLVGEFGYADAFAMFSAVGILVALLSPLYPRYIDPEPEAQAELAEPAEQTGLQAAYDQQLVDEEGQPLEFVDPIEVDVIEIEAEKV; via the coding sequence ATGAAGACGCTTTCCAGCATCGGATTTGCGCTATTCGGCGCAGCGCTGATCGCGATCAGCTACGGACTAGCGCGCTTCGCATTCGGGCTGTTCGTCCCGCCCATTCGCGCCGAGTTGGAACTGACGTCTTACGAAATCGGCATCATCGGCGCGCTTCCGCTGATCAGTTTCGTACTGGCTGTGCTGGTTGCCCCATTCCTGGCCGACCGCCTCGGTGCACGCAACACGGCGATGCTTGCTGGCGGCTTCGGTGCCGTCGGCCTGACGCTGATCAGCCAGGCCCCAGGCCCGCTAGCGCTTGGCTTCGGCGTGTTCGCATGCGGCATCTGCACCGGCTTGATGATGCCGGCACTGACAGCCGCAATGCAGGTGCTTGTAGACCGGGCAGTGCACGGACGCGTGAGCTCCGTCATGAACGCGGGCACCAGCATCGGCGTGATCGTGGCCGTGCCGACAGTCCTGTTTCTGGCCGACGCGTGGCGTCTCGCTTACTTGTCCTTTGCCGTTTTGGCAGGCGTCGGGATCATCGCTGCGTGGTTCTTCATCCCCTCGGTGTCGCGGATCATCCCGTCGAACGCAGCGCCCCCGCCGCGAATCACGGCATTGCAATGGTGGCGTCTCTCCCGGCTCTCGTTGTTTGCCTTCGCGATGGGCTTCATCTCTGCGCCGTACTGGATTTTCGCGCCCGATCTAGCGGTAACCCTCGGCGCCCTGCCGTCCAGCCAGACCGCATTGCTGTGGCTCGCGGTGGGCATCGCCGGCCTCGGGGGCGCCGTGGTGAGCGACCTGGCCGATCGCAATAACCCGCCCATCACCCACGCCTTGATGCTGATCATGCTGGCAGCAAGTCTGGCATTGCTCGCCGCGAGCCCCGGTCAGCTGCTGCTGGCAGCCTACTCCGCGCTGGTATTCGGCCTTGCCTACATGAGCCTGACGGGGCTGTACCTTCTGACCGCAATCCGACTGTTGCCAGGACGGTTGTCCGTGGGCCCTGTGCTGCCGTTCATGGCCGTCGCCCTGGGGCAGGCGGCAGGCTCGCCCATTGTCGGCTTGCTGGTAGGTGAATTCGGCTATGCCGATGCGTTTGCCATGTTTTCCGCTGTCGGCATCCTGGTCGCGCTCCTGTCGCCACTGTATCCGCGCTACATTGACCCTGAGCCCGAAGCACAGGCCGAACTGGCGGAGCCGGCCGAACAGACCGGCCTGCAGGCGGCTTACGACCAGCAGCTCGTCGACGAAGAGGGTCAGCCACTAGAGTTCGTCGATCCGATCGAAGTCGATGTAATCGAAATAGAAGCCGAGAAAGTGTAA
- a CDS encoding glutaredoxin family protein: MKIAIRYFFRGVRAVLTPVILGYEKLTTPKPIDRAPTEQAELDKAGKQLVLYQFQACPFCMKVRKEMARLGLTTVEMRDARNDSAHRAALEAGGGKVKVPCLLIHHEDGQQEWMYESDAINAWLADRFDAPSTN, translated from the coding sequence TTGAAGATCGCGATTCGTTATTTCTTCCGCGGCGTCCGAGCAGTGCTCACGCCGGTCATACTGGGCTATGAGAAACTCACCACGCCCAAGCCCATAGACCGCGCTCCGACAGAACAGGCAGAGCTTGACAAGGCGGGCAAACAGCTCGTTCTCTATCAGTTTCAGGCGTGTCCCTTCTGCATGAAGGTGCGCAAGGAGATGGCCCGCCTGGGCCTGACTACCGTGGAAATGCGCGATGCGCGCAACGACAGCGCTCACCGAGCGGCGCTTGAGGCCGGTGGCGGCAAGGTCAAGGTGCCCTGTCTGCTGATCCACCATGAAGACGGCCAGCAGGAGTGGATGTACGAATCAGATGCCATCAACGCCTGGCTTGCCGACAGATTCGACGCCCCCTCCACTAACTGA
- a CDS encoding LuxR C-terminal-related transcriptional regulator: protein MQRETTIFLVNGDRLFREAMGALVASWPGYSLVGEAANVNDARTALDAIDVDVVLLEIDLPGESGFSLLQHLANGHCTERVAVLTRELHPDYIREALRLGACGYLSHGAGSEQMRTALCAIGEGRTVMDPLACKALAEDPIRDCVTDRECQVLALIAEGACNAEIAQRLGITEKTVKTHVSSLLDKLGMSSRVHLAVYAQATSLLEPPLAEQRASPDG, encoded by the coding sequence ATGCAGCGGGAAACCACGATTTTCCTTGTCAACGGCGATCGCCTTTTCCGCGAGGCTATGGGGGCGCTGGTCGCGTCGTGGCCGGGTTATTCGCTTGTGGGCGAAGCCGCCAACGTCAATGATGCACGTACGGCATTGGATGCGATAGATGTCGACGTCGTGCTGCTCGAAATCGATCTTCCCGGCGAGTCAGGCTTCTCGCTCTTGCAACACCTGGCGAACGGTCATTGCACCGAGCGTGTGGCTGTTCTCACCCGTGAACTGCATCCGGACTACATACGGGAGGCCTTGCGGCTGGGTGCCTGTGGATACCTCTCTCATGGTGCCGGTTCGGAGCAGATGCGAACTGCCTTGTGCGCGATTGGTGAGGGCAGGACAGTGATGGATCCGCTCGCGTGCAAGGCGCTGGCGGAAGACCCGATACGCGACTGTGTTACCGATCGGGAGTGTCAGGTGTTGGCGCTGATCGCGGAAGGTGCCTGTAATGCGGAAATTGCTCAGCGTCTTGGCATCACGGAGAAGACCGTGAAAACCCACGTGAGCAGTCTGCTGGACAAGCTGGGCATGTCGAGCCGGGTTCACCTGGCTGTGTACGCTCAGGCCACCTCACTGCTCGAACCGCCCCTCGCGGAGCAGCGCGCCAGCCCCGACGGTTAG
- a CDS encoding EamA family transporter has protein sequence MFLLFGLLTAISFGVADFLAGLVGRKMAPLTLVLYSQSIGAVVITIVAISLGGRPSVAELAWGGAAGVVLGLGFILYYRALANGKMGIIAAVTGVWTAAAPFAIGLSLGERPSTIALIGIALVVVAIALVSGGAKSVEQGPAEQGGRRGGRSPGRRFQRGFLACDSGIFQATVAGLWLGLFFVFLDQPQSGSPLWPATAATVASALVVGVLVPALRPRLRVDLRSLWVVGIVGLCQTLGTLTFVIAAREGMLSVVAVAGALTPVPTAILAFLILRERATLLQLAGIAAALAGIVMMMQA, from the coding sequence GTGTTCTTGTTATTCGGGTTGTTGACTGCGATCAGTTTCGGGGTCGCCGACTTTCTTGCTGGGCTGGTGGGGCGAAAGATGGCCCCGCTGACTTTGGTTTTGTACTCGCAGTCCATTGGCGCTGTGGTCATTACCATAGTCGCGATCTCCCTCGGTGGTCGCCCAAGCGTTGCCGAACTTGCCTGGGGTGGTGCGGCAGGTGTCGTTCTCGGGCTGGGCTTCATTCTCTACTATCGTGCGCTTGCCAACGGCAAGATGGGCATCATCGCGGCCGTCACAGGCGTATGGACGGCGGCGGCGCCGTTTGCGATTGGCTTATCGCTGGGTGAACGGCCCTCGACAATCGCTCTCATTGGAATCGCGCTGGTTGTGGTTGCAATCGCCTTGGTGAGCGGCGGCGCAAAGTCCGTAGAGCAAGGGCCGGCGGAGCAGGGCGGCCGGCGTGGGGGGCGTTCTCCTGGCCGTCGATTTCAGCGCGGATTCCTGGCCTGTGATAGCGGTATCTTCCAGGCCACTGTGGCCGGCCTTTGGTTGGGCCTGTTCTTTGTGTTCCTGGATCAGCCACAGTCCGGCAGCCCGCTGTGGCCGGCAACGGCCGCCACCGTGGCATCGGCGCTTGTTGTGGGTGTCCTGGTCCCGGCGCTGCGGCCACGCCTTCGAGTAGACTTGAGGAGTCTGTGGGTCGTGGGCATTGTCGGTCTGTGCCAGACGCTTGGTACGCTCACCTTTGTGATCGCTGCACGCGAAGGCATGTTGTCGGTTGTCGCCGTGGCCGGTGCGTTGACACCTGTGCCAACCGCAATCCTGGCCTTTCTCATTCTTCGTGAACGGGCCACGCTGTTGCAGCTGGCGGGGATAGCCGCCGCTCTGGCCGGTATCGTGATGATGATGCAAGCCTGA
- a CDS encoding MBL fold metallo-hydrolase, translating to MQPILPDLWETETEHPFPGLTTHAYLFTRPQGNILFYNTSRPSAWPAIEELGGLAWQLLSHQDEVGSSLQTIRERFGARLGIHKSEREMAAEFCEPDLLFGEPGPRPDGVEIIPSPGHTPGSTCFQVVGQGGLRYLFTGDTLYRAKRGEWRAGMIDGYSDRSQLRSSLQMLRTLSPDVVISSAFTGDAGHQRLSGNDWRELVNNALAALG from the coding sequence ATGCAACCGATACTGCCGGATCTTTGGGAAACCGAGACTGAACATCCATTCCCCGGGCTAACCACACATGCCTACCTGTTCACTCGTCCACAGGGAAACATCCTGTTCTATAACACCAGCCGCCCCAGTGCATGGCCGGCGATCGAGGAATTGGGTGGTCTCGCCTGGCAACTGCTGAGCCATCAGGATGAAGTGGGCAGTTCGCTACAGACGATCCGCGAGCGCTTTGGAGCACGACTGGGCATCCACAAGAGCGAGCGTGAGATGGCGGCCGAATTCTGCGAACCGGACCTGCTGTTCGGTGAACCTGGCCCGCGGCCCGATGGCGTGGAAATCATCCCGAGCCCCGGCCATACCCCCGGCAGCACCTGCTTTCAGGTTGTCGGCCAGGGTGGATTGCGCTACCTCTTCACCGGGGACACCCTGTATCGGGCCAAGCGCGGCGAATGGCGAGCCGGAATGATTGATGGATACAGCGATCGTTCACAGCTGCGGAGCAGCCTGCAGATGTTGCGCACCCTGTCACCAGACGTGGTGATTTCCAGTGCGTTTACCGGCGATGCGGGGCACCAGCGCCTATCTGGCAACGACTGGCGGGAGCTGGTGAATAACGCCCTCGCAGCGTTGGGCTGA
- the soxR gene encoding redox-sensitive transcriptional activator SoxR yields MPESTKRIRQRAALSVGDVARRSGVAVSTIHFYEKQGLIQGWRNSGNQRRFHRDVLRRIAVIKVAQRLGLPLTAISEALATLPTGRTVTAADWQRLSATWHDELSNRITLLTQLRDQLGECIGCGCLSLEACQLRNPDDRLARKGPGAHLC; encoded by the coding sequence ATGCCGGAATCAACCAAGAGAATCCGTCAGCGGGCTGCGCTCAGTGTGGGCGATGTGGCAAGGCGCAGTGGCGTTGCCGTGTCCACCATTCACTTTTATGAAAAGCAGGGGCTGATACAGGGTTGGCGCAACAGTGGTAATCAACGACGCTTTCATCGCGACGTGCTACGTCGGATCGCGGTCATCAAGGTGGCTCAGCGATTGGGACTACCGCTAACGGCAATCTCTGAAGCACTGGCGACGCTGCCTACCGGGCGGACAGTCACCGCAGCGGACTGGCAGCGACTCTCCGCCACCTGGCACGATGAACTGAGCAACCGCATCACCCTGCTGACCCAACTGAGGGATCAACTAGGTGAGTGTATCGGCTGCGGCTGCTTGTCGCTGGAGGCATGCCAATTGCGTAACCCCGATGACAGACTCGCCCGCAAAGGCCCGGGTGCCCATTTGTGTTAA
- a CDS encoding cupin domain-containing protein, producing the protein MPATAPITDANPTVAEMEARVARFGKLTPTNDYVDAGIPGCERTTYRVLGNQPDAPLQAESFHMSLVRCEPGKAAPLHNHLTQEVFVALTGRWEVFWGPEGQRSLILEPWDTVSIPPGVSRGFRNVSSEVSYLMGMASGHDPGNINWPEAVRSAARAAGVVLPDAKS; encoded by the coding sequence ATGCCTGCCACAGCCCCGATCACCGACGCGAACCCCACTGTTGCTGAAATGGAAGCGCGCGTCGCCCGCTTCGGGAAACTCACGCCCACGAACGACTATGTCGATGCCGGTATTCCTGGCTGCGAACGAACAACCTATCGAGTGCTTGGTAACCAACCCGACGCACCCCTCCAGGCAGAGAGCTTCCACATGAGCCTGGTGCGCTGTGAACCCGGCAAGGCCGCACCACTGCACAACCATTTAACGCAGGAAGTGTTCGTCGCCCTGACAGGTCGATGGGAAGTATTCTGGGGGCCGGAAGGGCAACGAAGCCTGATACTGGAGCCCTGGGATACCGTGTCGATTCCTCCTGGCGTCTCCCGTGGGTTCAGGAACGTGTCCTCCGAGGTCAGCTACCTCATGGGCATGGCCAGTGGCCACGACCCGGGTAACATTAACTGGCCAGAAGCAGTGCGTTCGGCGGCCAGAGCAGCTGGCGTTGTGCTTCCTGATGCGAAGTCGTAG
- a CDS encoding extracellular catalytic domain type 1 short-chain-length polyhydroxyalkanoate depolymerase, translating into MNQTLHAVMLEATRLTNAGQLAEATAMIQRALNGNPAPTSGGSTSEYATETRRSAPGHSTARREEDVIEGSFHVVGSNGSRRPHGRKDGPCAFRARPASPRQKPQEAPAPGRFLARTFSNKGGSLNYKLYVPTAYREQPLPLVIMLHGCTQSPDDFAAGTRMNHLAETTPCLVAYPAQNQSANISRCWNWFKPSDQQRDQGEPAVIAGITREIARVYAVDSRRIYVAGLSSGGSMAAIMGATYPDLFAAVGIHSGPDYSNAHDLPSAFAAMHGSTVTFGLRQGATSRTARPGRPFVPNIMFHGDQDHTVRPGESDTVSEHWGTHRSSGHSENGADAALDVRRQHGQVPNGHTYTQSSFRDPAGKVMAEHWLIHGAGHAWSGGSASGTYTDGRGPDASAEMLRFFLEHKLVSG; encoded by the coding sequence ATGAACCAGACATTGCACGCAGTGATGCTTGAAGCAACCCGCCTGACCAACGCCGGCCAGCTGGCCGAAGCCACCGCCATGATCCAGCGCGCCCTGAATGGAAATCCCGCGCCGACAAGCGGCGGCAGCACCAGTGAATACGCGACCGAGACTCGCCGCTCAGCCCCCGGGCACTCGACAGCAAGGCGCGAGGAAGATGTCATCGAAGGCAGCTTTCATGTGGTGGGCTCCAACGGGTCCAGGCGACCGCATGGCCGCAAAGACGGGCCTTGTGCGTTTCGCGCGCGGCCGGCCAGTCCGCGACAGAAGCCCCAGGAAGCGCCGGCCCCGGGCCGATTCCTGGCGAGGACTTTCTCCAACAAGGGGGGCTCCCTGAACTACAAACTCTACGTGCCCACCGCCTACCGCGAGCAACCCCTGCCGCTGGTGATCATGCTCCATGGCTGCACACAGAGCCCCGACGATTTCGCCGCCGGCACGCGCATGAACCATTTGGCCGAGACGACGCCGTGCCTGGTGGCCTATCCCGCCCAGAACCAGAGCGCGAACATCTCCAGATGCTGGAACTGGTTCAAGCCCTCGGACCAGCAGCGCGACCAGGGCGAACCCGCCGTCATCGCCGGTATCACCCGTGAGATAGCCAGGGTCTACGCTGTGGACTCACGCCGGATCTACGTCGCAGGTCTGTCGTCTGGTGGCTCCATGGCCGCGATCATGGGTGCCACCTACCCCGATCTTTTCGCAGCGGTAGGCATACATTCCGGACCCGACTATTCCAACGCTCACGATCTGCCATCGGCTTTCGCCGCCATGCACGGCAGCACCGTTACATTCGGACTTCGGCAAGGAGCCACGAGCCGGACGGCAAGGCCTGGCAGGCCATTCGTGCCCAACATCATGTTCCATGGCGACCAGGACCACACTGTGCGCCCCGGCGAAAGCGATACGGTGTCGGAGCACTGGGGTACGCATCGATCCAGCGGACATTCAGAAAACGGGGCAGACGCCGCTCTCGACGTGCGCAGACAGCATGGTCAGGTGCCAAACGGCCATACCTACACCCAGTCCAGCTTTCGGGATCCGGCGGGCAAGGTGATGGCAGAACACTGGTTGATCCATGGCGCAGGACACGCCTGGTCGGGTGGCAGCGCCAGCGGCACCTACACCGATGGTCGCGGACCGGATGCGTCAGCAGAGATGCTGCGGTTCTTCCTGGAACACAAACTGGTGTCCGGGTGA
- a CDS encoding CopG family transcriptional regulator codes for MQDTRAKALDSEKITINLGVVDLGQVDLLVQEGFYSNRTDLIRTAIRNQLAKHADVIQQTVARKSFVLGLQRYSRQDLEALQAAGQTLHIHVLGLASIDKDVPPELALATIESIHVLGALQASPAVKAALAGRIR; via the coding sequence ATGCAAGACACTAGAGCCAAGGCACTGGACAGCGAGAAAATCACCATCAACCTGGGGGTGGTGGATCTGGGCCAGGTGGATCTGCTCGTGCAGGAGGGTTTCTACTCCAACCGTACCGACCTGATTCGCACCGCCATCCGCAACCAGTTGGCGAAGCATGCCGATGTGATTCAGCAAACGGTGGCCCGCAAGTCCTTCGTGCTCGGTCTGCAGCGATACAGCCGCCAGGATCTGGAAGCGCTTCAGGCCGCTGGCCAGACCCTGCACATTCACGTCCTGGGCCTGGCCAGCATCGACAAGGATGTGCCACCCGAACTCGCTCTGGCCACCATTGAGTCAATCCACGTACTCGGCGCCCTGCAGGCCAGCCCAGCGGTCAAGGCCGCTCTTGCGGGCCGCATTCGATAA
- a CDS encoding DUF2254 domain-containing protein: MRLQLFKYWNLVRSSFWFVPSLMASGAVALVFASVAVDEPLTDWLAVNLGWTFRGEAEAASAVMEVIAGSMITIAGVVFSMTLVALSLASSQLGPRLLRTFMRDTSTQVVLGTFIATFVYCLLVLRLIRRAEEVEFVPNLSVSLGVLLAVASVGVLIYFIHHVSVSIQANEIAGRIGKELIQKIDQLFPEEIGQEGQPGKTDLSNVKFIEAFDRDAKPVAADKDGYLQSIDGGALLALAMEKDFVVRLQRKPGNYIVAGLPLLLISPGSRVTDDLAKEVNSYFVMGDQRTTGQDIEFSVNQLVEMAVRAQSTGLNDPFTAIACVDLLGSALCRLAARDMPSPFRHDCRNQLRLIARADTFVDFVDAAFNQIRQYSRSSAAVTIRLLETIAVIAEFVHRPEDRAILLLHARMIAQGAKEELPEKEDRRVVEELWQAVIELYSEPTENLR, translated from the coding sequence GTGAGACTGCAACTCTTCAAGTACTGGAACCTCGTTCGTTCCAGTTTCTGGTTCGTGCCATCGCTGATGGCCAGCGGGGCAGTGGCGTTGGTCTTCGCGAGCGTCGCCGTTGACGAGCCGTTGACGGACTGGTTGGCTGTCAACCTGGGCTGGACGTTCAGGGGTGAAGCAGAAGCAGCCAGCGCCGTGATGGAGGTTATCGCCGGATCGATGATTACCATCGCTGGTGTGGTTTTCTCGATGACGTTGGTCGCGCTATCGCTCGCATCTTCCCAGCTAGGGCCTCGTCTGCTGCGGACGTTTATGCGAGATACCAGCACCCAGGTTGTTCTCGGCACGTTCATTGCCACTTTCGTCTATTGCTTGCTCGTCCTCCGACTGATCCGCCGCGCGGAAGAGGTCGAGTTCGTACCGAATCTGTCGGTCAGCCTCGGCGTTTTGCTGGCGGTGGCGAGCGTAGGCGTGCTGATCTACTTCATCCATCACGTATCGGTTTCCATCCAGGCCAACGAGATCGCCGGGCGAATCGGCAAGGAATTGATTCAGAAGATCGACCAACTATTCCCGGAGGAAATCGGGCAGGAGGGCCAACCGGGCAAGACTGACCTATCCAATGTGAAATTTATCGAGGCGTTCGATCGGGATGCGAAGCCAGTCGCTGCGGACAAGGATGGCTATCTTCAGAGTATCGACGGCGGCGCCCTGCTCGCGCTGGCGATGGAGAAGGACTTTGTTGTTCGACTGCAGCGAAAGCCTGGAAACTATATCGTCGCCGGTCTTCCGCTGTTGTTGATCTCGCCGGGGAGCCGGGTGACAGACGACCTGGCGAAAGAAGTCAATTCCTACTTCGTTATGGGCGACCAGCGGACCACCGGTCAGGACATCGAGTTCTCGGTGAACCAGCTTGTGGAGATGGCGGTTCGAGCGCAGTCAACTGGACTCAACGATCCGTTCACAGCCATCGCATGTGTGGACCTTCTCGGATCAGCTCTGTGTCGACTTGCAGCGCGAGACATGCCGTCACCATTTCGCCATGACTGCCGGAACCAGCTTCGGCTCATCGCGCGTGCCGATACCTTCGTGGACTTCGTGGATGCGGCGTTCAATCAGATCCGGCAATACAGCCGCTCCAGCGCCGCGGTGACTATCCGCCTGCTGGAGACGATCGCGGTGATCGCGGAATTCGTGCATCGTCCGGAGGATCGCGCCATTCTCCTGCTGCACGCAAGAATGATCGCCCAGGGAGCGAAGGAGGAGCTGCCCGAGAAAGAGGACCGTCGGGTGGTCGAAGAGCTCTGGCAAGCGGTAATCGAGTTGTACAGCGAACCCACAGAGAACCTCCGCTAA